One genomic window of Sphingobacterium oryzagri includes the following:
- the bioB gene encoding biotin synthase BioB gives MSETTQKILRHDWTKEELIAIYNKPLLTLVFEAAALHREWHNAEEVQMSTLLSVKTGGCPEDCSYCGQAARYHTDIQVQALLPTETVISHAKKAKAHGSSRFCMAAAWREVRDNRDFDRIIDMVKGVNALGMEVCCTLGMLTETQAQRLQEAGLYAYNHNLDTSAEYYDEIISTRTFDNRINTIQHVRNAGITVCSGGIIGLGESTADRIAMLRTLANMEKHPESVPINALARVKGTPLENNPKVDTWDMVRMIATARIAMPASMVRLSAGRTEMTTMEQAWCFMAGANSIFTGEREKLLVTPNPGISEDLDMLATLGLKPMMCS, from the coding sequence ATGAGCGAAACAACCCAGAAAATCCTTCGTCACGACTGGACGAAAGAAGAACTTATAGCGATTTATAACAAACCGCTGCTAACCTTAGTCTTTGAAGCCGCAGCATTGCATCGCGAATGGCACAATGCAGAGGAAGTGCAAATGTCGACGTTATTGTCGGTAAAAACGGGCGGATGTCCTGAAGACTGTTCTTATTGCGGACAAGCAGCCCGATATCATACAGATATTCAGGTGCAGGCTTTATTGCCTACGGAAACCGTCATCTCACATGCGAAAAAAGCAAAAGCGCACGGTTCTTCTCGTTTTTGTATGGCGGCAGCTTGGCGGGAGGTACGCGATAACCGCGATTTCGATCGTATTATCGATATGGTAAAAGGAGTTAACGCGCTCGGGATGGAGGTTTGCTGCACGCTGGGGATGCTTACAGAAACGCAGGCACAACGGTTGCAGGAAGCCGGGTTGTATGCATACAACCATAATCTCGATACGTCTGCGGAATACTACGATGAAATTATTTCGACGCGTACGTTCGACAATCGGATCAATACCATTCAACATGTACGTAATGCGGGTATCACGGTATGTTCTGGCGGGATTATTGGCTTGGGCGAGTCGACTGCGGATCGCATCGCGATGTTGCGAACGCTGGCCAACATGGAAAAGCACCCGGAGTCTGTGCCGATCAATGCTTTGGCGCGTGTGAAAGGCACGCCGTTAGAAAATAATCCCAAAGTTGATACGTGGGATATGGTTCGAATGATTGCTACCGCGCGTATTGCAATGCCGGCATCCATGGTTAGGCTTAGTGCAGGTCGCACAGAAATGACCACGATGGAGCAAGCTTGGTGTTTTATGGCCGGTGCAAATTCAATATTTACAGGCGAGCGCGAAAAATTACTGGTCACGCCAAACCCAGGTATTTCCGAAGATTTGGATATGCTGGCTACGTTGGGTCTAAAACCAATGATGTGTTCATGA
- a CDS encoding OmpH family outer membrane protein, with the protein MKNLFRSVALVAVIFLGTQYVSAQQKIGHINADEIFQMTAEFKTANEQLRTLNDAKTKELQGMYEVFQQKQTEANEKLRNRSEANKSTVDAELQTAGQELQTMEQRIQEVQRVAQEDLQKKQQELLTPIQTKVMNAINAVAKDKGFAYVLDTSNGNVIYFQGGEDISADVKTKLGIAANATPATPAVAPATR; encoded by the coding sequence ATGAAAAATTTATTTAGAAGTGTAGCTTTAGTGGCGGTGATTTTCTTAGGCACGCAATATGTGAGTGCGCAGCAAAAAATTGGTCATATCAATGCTGATGAAATCTTTCAGATGACGGCAGAGTTTAAAACGGCTAATGAGCAGTTGAGAACATTGAATGATGCGAAAACGAAAGAGCTACAAGGGATGTATGAGGTGTTTCAACAAAAGCAGACGGAAGCTAACGAGAAATTGAGAAACCGTAGTGAAGCAAACAAATCTACAGTTGACGCTGAATTGCAAACAGCAGGTCAAGAACTTCAGACTATGGAGCAACGTATCCAGGAAGTTCAACGTGTAGCACAGGAAGATTTACAGAAAAAACAACAAGAGTTGTTAACGCCTATCCAAACAAAAGTAATGAATGCGATTAACGCCGTTGCGAAAGATAAAGGGTTTGCCTATGTGTTAGACACATCAAACGGTAACGTTATTTATTTCCAAGGCGGTGAAGACATCTCTGCTGATGTAAAAACAAAATTAGGTATTGCGGCAAATGCTACGCCAGCAACACCGGCTGTTGCTCCTGCTACTAGATAA
- a CDS encoding GNAT family N-acetyltransferase codes for METFEVVLNETGRGELRLLSDAVQAGKMDIFIRNGVLTVYHTEVDPIHEGKGFAKLLLEELVRKARAEILLIKPLCPYVHAQFKKYPEAYADVWLKTEK; via the coding sequence ATGGAAACTTTTGAAGTTGTACTAAACGAGACTGGGCGCGGTGAGTTAAGACTTTTGTCGGACGCTGTACAGGCAGGCAAAATGGATATTTTCATCCGTAACGGCGTGCTGACGGTTTACCATACCGAAGTAGATCCGATACATGAGGGCAAAGGTTTTGCTAAGCTGCTGTTGGAGGAACTGGTGCGGAAAGCACGCGCAGAAATTCTGCTTATTAAACCGTTATGTCCATATGTGCATGCGCAGTTTAAGAAATATCCCGAAGCGTATGCGGATGTTTGGCTTAAGACGGAAAAATAG
- the bioA gene encoding adenosylmethionine--8-amino-7-oxononanoate transaminase — protein METQQSWIARDRRVNWHPYTQMKTTTHIPIVRGQGSYLFDANGDAYLDVVSSWWVTLHGHAHPYIAQKVSEQLTTLEQVIFAGFTHPPAIELAERLLDLLPANQERIFYSDNGSTAVEVALKMCMQYAYQHGQKKSKVLAFRNGYHGDTFGAMSVSARGAWTAPFQDRLFETLFIEAPTLKNLAATFELIDKHAADIACLLYEPLIQGAGGMLMHEAEPLSRLMQYCRQKSILLVQDEVFVGFSRTGTTFAADQLQAEPDIMCFSKGLTGGTMPLGITSCTALIYDAFYDDDKSRAFFHGHSFTASPIACAAALASLDLLLTAETQAQIAMICAQHAAFVKRVERHRNVRAVRQCGTILAVEWAIDRSTSYFSDLQPILHAFFLARGILIRPLGNIVYLVPPYCITVAELESVYAAIVKALDEIYS, from the coding sequence ATGGAAACGCAGCAAAGCTGGATAGCGCGCGACCGGCGAGTCAACTGGCATCCTTACACGCAGATGAAAACAACGACACATATTCCTATCGTACGTGGGCAGGGCAGTTACTTGTTTGATGCTAATGGCGATGCTTATCTGGACGTTGTATCATCCTGGTGGGTTACGTTGCACGGGCATGCACATCCATACATCGCCCAAAAAGTAAGCGAACAGCTTACAACGTTAGAACAGGTGATTTTTGCGGGTTTTACGCATCCGCCTGCTATTGAGTTAGCCGAACGATTGCTTGATTTGTTGCCGGCAAATCAAGAACGGATATTTTACTCAGATAATGGTTCAACTGCGGTCGAAGTTGCCCTAAAAATGTGTATGCAGTATGCTTATCAACATGGGCAGAAGAAAAGTAAGGTGTTGGCTTTCCGAAACGGTTATCATGGTGATACCTTTGGTGCGATGTCGGTGAGTGCACGAGGCGCGTGGACAGCACCCTTTCAGGATAGGCTATTCGAAACGCTGTTTATCGAAGCACCTACGTTGAAAAATCTTGCGGCTACCTTTGAGTTGATCGATAAGCATGCGGCTGATATCGCCTGTTTGTTGTACGAGCCGCTGATACAGGGGGCGGGTGGAATGCTGATGCACGAAGCGGAGCCGCTTTCCCGCTTGATGCAATATTGCCGGCAAAAGTCGATTTTGCTGGTGCAAGACGAGGTTTTCGTCGGCTTTAGTCGAACAGGAACCACGTTTGCTGCAGATCAACTCCAGGCAGAGCCTGATATCATGTGTTTTTCCAAAGGTTTAACAGGCGGAACGATGCCACTCGGGATAACGTCTTGCACGGCGCTAATCTACGATGCTTTTTACGATGATGATAAAAGTCGTGCTTTTTTTCATGGACATTCGTTCACTGCCAGCCCGATAGCCTGCGCCGCAGCATTGGCTAGCCTAGACTTATTGCTGACTGCCGAAACGCAAGCGCAGATAGCGATGATCTGTGCACAGCACGCTGCTTTTGTTAAGCGTGTGGAGCGCCATCGCAATGTGCGTGCGGTTCGGCAGTGTGGAACAATTTTGGCCGTAGAGTGGGCAATCGATCGGTCGACATCTTATTTTAGCGATCTGCAGCCTATTTTACATGCGTTTTTCCTCGCTCGTGGTATACTAATCAGGCCATTGGGCAATATTGTATACCTCGTGCCTCCATATTGCATCACGGTGGCAGAATTAGAAAGTGTATACGCAGCAATCGTCAAGGCATTGGACGAGATTTACTCGTAA
- a CDS encoding response regulator, which translates to MNLNKNTKVVFADDSDIHHFLLKNLIPQFASLELVCHASDGDELLRMIDRHRDIPDVAILDLHMPRLNGNLTAKELLARFPKIKIYGFTSSSDEKERSAMLRYGFCKVYSKNQLRDLLTEIASLSL; encoded by the coding sequence ATGAATTTAAATAAAAATACGAAGGTTGTGTTTGCTGATGACTCAGATATTCACCACTTTCTTTTGAAGAATCTCATTCCGCAGTTTGCATCGCTAGAGCTTGTTTGCCACGCAAGCGATGGAGACGAATTATTGCGTATGATAGATCGCCATCGCGACATACCGGATGTGGCAATTTTGGATCTCCATATGCCTCGTCTGAACGGAAACCTAACGGCCAAAGAATTGTTGGCACGATTTCCTAAAATAAAAATTTATGGGTTCACTTCATCCAGTGATGAGAAGGAACGTTCGGCGATGCTCCGTTACGGATTTTGTAAGGTTTATTCGAAAAATCAGTTACGCGATTTGTTGACAGAAATTGCTTCCCTTTCCCTTTAA
- a CDS encoding DUF3050 domain-containing protein, whose protein sequence is MKKIENVNAFIAAERELLLKHPLYHKISKVSDLQKFTEGHVYAVWDFMSLLKALQIKLTCVEVPWFASAMPNTRYLINEIVLAEESDEYIDGRRLSHFEMYLDAMAGMEADTTVISHLIQAIQQRLPVVAAIDQLPVDERIKDFLRFSFSVIEEGETHKIAAAFTFGREDLIPDMFTSILNGIQSNAPQTDLSKFIYYFQRHIELDGDEHGPLAMQMILELGGEDEVKWQEMMETAKEALVKRLALWDAIEESLAH, encoded by the coding sequence ATGAAGAAAATAGAAAATGTCAATGCGTTTATCGCTGCAGAACGGGAGCTGCTGTTAAAGCATCCGTTATATCATAAGATTAGTAAAGTCAGTGATTTACAGAAATTCACCGAAGGACACGTCTACGCCGTTTGGGATTTTATGTCACTTTTAAAAGCCCTCCAAATCAAGCTCACTTGCGTAGAAGTGCCTTGGTTTGCAAGTGCCATGCCAAATACACGTTACTTGATTAACGAAATTGTTTTGGCCGAAGAATCTGATGAGTATATCGACGGAAGGAGATTGAGCCATTTTGAAATGTATTTAGATGCAATGGCTGGAATGGAAGCGGATACAACCGTTATTTCACATCTTATCCAAGCTATTCAACAGCGATTGCCTGTGGTAGCGGCTATCGACCAGCTTCCGGTAGATGAGCGCATCAAAGATTTTTTGCGGTTTTCTTTTTCCGTGATAGAGGAGGGAGAAACGCATAAAATTGCTGCCGCATTTACCTTCGGCCGTGAAGATCTGATTCCGGATATGTTTACCTCTATCTTAAACGGTATTCAAAGTAATGCACCACAAACCGACTTAAGTAAGTTTATTTATTATTTCCAAAGGCACATCGAACTGGATGGCGATGAACACGGACCTTTAGCTATGCAAATGATTTTGGAGCTGGGCGGCGAGGATGAAGTCAAGTGGCAAGAGATGATGGAAACAGCAAAAGAAGCTTTAGTTAAGCGTTTGGCTTTATGGGATGCCATTGAAGAGAGCCTGGCTCACTAA